ATTACTAGTTCTCTAAGCACATTCTACGTCTTCAATCCATCCCTACTTAAAGAATAACACAAGTGGGTTTCTGGTAATTTGCACAGGAAACTGAGCCCTTATGCTACGAAAGGCTGGACTCTCTCTTTTACGCGACCCTCAGTAGTGCAGAATGGCTGTGTTGAAATGTAATCAAAAAGCTCGTCCAGGGCTTCTGGGTAGAGTCCCAAATCCTTTAGATTATATTAGTTCATTATCTCAGACCATGTTGGGTCTTTTCCAGTTGAcaaattggatttttttggaAAGCATGGCAGTTggatttataataatatttaggaTTAAAGGGGAGGatgagggaaaataattttctcctgtcATGAATGCCCTTCACTGAATTTTAGAAACTCTGTCTGGAAGAGCAAGGTGGGTGTTAGACAGAATGCTGTGAAGACAGGCAGGCACTTCTGCAGGGTCAGAGTGAAAACAGATCCAAGATGCTTTGAGGACACAGAGACGAATGAGCTGCCATGAGCTCTTTCgtcagttaattttatgcattaaCTTGGCTGGGTCACAGTGCCTAGATATTGGGCACCATGACATAATCGTGGATGTTTCTCATGAGGGTGTTTTTGCAtgagatttatatttaaatcagtggactcCGAGCAAAGCAAGTGCCCTGCATAATTCGGGTGGACAtcgtccaatcagttgaaggcctgaatggAACAAAGACTGACCTCCCCTGAGTGAGAGGGAACTGAGCCAGCCAGACGGCCTTCGGACTTAACTGCAACATCggctctccctgggcctcccGCCTGCCGGCCACCCTGTACATGTTGGTCTTTCCAGTCCCCATAATCTCgtagccaattccttaaaataagtctgtgtgtgtgtgcgtgtgtgtgtgtgtgtgtgtgtgtgtgtgtgtagacatatgtacatacacacatagctgtcagttctgtttctctggagctCTCTGGCTAATGCAATTTTTATGAGGCTATTTCAAGCACTGAGAGTTCCACGGTCCCCCATCACCACCTACTCAGGCTCTCTATTCCTCAAGAGCATATGGCTGCAGATGCCTCCTGGGACGGTTATGAAAcgcctggttttttgttttgtttttgtttttatacctCAGAGGCCAGCAGGATGCCAAGtcttagggaaaaaaagtttACTTTTGGGTTTGTAAAAAGAAGCACTTAACTAGCACAGCAGCTGCGAAGACAGGAAAAGCTGCAGAACAGCAGAACACCACGGACTGCCGAGGCGGGAGACAGatgctttcaaaataattaatgaattacCAGCCTGCTGGGCCTGGCCATACCCGGCTTGTCCTCCCCAAGTCCCTGCCCTTTCTCAGGGTGCCTGAGCTCGGGCTCATCCGGGCTGGCTGTGCCCTCCCCTTGGCTGGTGGCCACTCCATGGTCTCCTTGCCCAGGTCTGGTCCAAACCACTGGCATGTCACACCCTGTGGCTTCGATCCCTGGTGCACACAGGAGGGCAAACTAGTCAGTGGACGTGGAACGTGGAGCCGAGACCCACCCTGAGCTTCTGGGTCTGCTGTCCGCGGCATGAGCCCCCATCAGGGGCTGGTTCTGGTTTGAAGAACAGAGCCGAGGAGCTTCTCTGAGATGGGTGGGCATGAACCGAGCAGAAGCCCAGGACGCATTTTAGTATGGGCCCTGTTCTCGCCGTGGATCCAAGGAGGAGATGTCACAGGACTTTTCACCCCTCCAGGAGGGACCGGCCGAGGGAGGGGGCAGTCCCAGGGATCTGGCCTCCCgctcagggcagggcagggcagcaggggcGTCCCAGGGGCACAGTGGGCCTTGGGGAGGGGCTGCCAGCCTCTTGGGCGGTcccaggggacagcagagggCCCTTGTTCCTGGGAGCGGCGGCTGGATGAGACAGAGGCACAGGAGACGACGGATGGCAGAGTCAAAGACTGCATTTACGCTGCCACGAGCCCGAAACACCAAGAttgccagaagctgggagaggccaGGACGGGTCCTCCCCTAGAGGCctcagagggagtgtggccctgctgacacatTGATTTCGAGCTTCTAGagcccagaactgtgagaaaatacatttctgtcatgttaagccactcagtttgtggtactgtACTGTGGACACTGATACAGCTGACAGTGATGTTTATTAGTGATGCAGCAAGCCCTTGGGGGTGGTCCTGCTCCATCTTTGCTGTGTGCTTGGCGTTTCTGCCCACCACCATCTATTCACTGAGGACAGACTCTGCCAGTGAGACAAAATGAGTCAGACCCTGGTTCGTGCCCTTAGTTTAGCCTGAGAGGCAGGAGGCCCGAGTACAAGCAGCAGCGTCAGAGGCAACATGCAGGGCAAGGCCAGGCTGCTGGCGGTGCGGATTCTGGCCAGGACTGCCACAGCCGGGGGAGGGGCTGAGTGTGGCCCCTGGTCCTTCCTGACAAATGCTGTGCTCAGGGAGAAAACCTCCGGGCCCCTCCCAGGTCACATTCCATCATCTGATTCTGGATCTCCAGGTTGAATAGCTGTGATTACTTTCTCATCTTACTCGTAAGGGTTACAGGAGACCTTCTGATTAAAGCAAATGCCTTGTACATCAAAGCTGCTCACCATTACCCCTGGGCTTCCTATTAATCATCGTCTCTTAAATCTGTTCCCAAAGAGCCTCCCTAGCACAGGGCCAGCTGCTGGGCCCACGCGATACGTTTTAATCAACTGTATTAAGCCTTtccattttatgacattttaagTAGATGATTAGACTCCAGTCGCCAGGTGTCCAATAGTTTGACTTTGTGTCTGGGaaatcatttctgaaaatatCCATCATGTACACATGTTTGTATTTCTACTGAAACCATCTGGCAACTCTGGTAAAATGCAAAAAGGAATCTctgaaatacaggaaaaaaaaaaaaaacaaaccatgagAAGAAATGCAGAAGctttattataatcattattattcTTGAAGTTAACAATAAACTCATTTAGGAAAGCATTTCATATTCAATGATCTAGAGCCCACAGACGGACGCATGCCAGGCCTAGATACAAGTACATGGAAACCGCACCTTTGGGAATCACGGCCCCTCCAGCTGCAGCCTGGAAAGCACTAAGGACGCCTCTGAGTTTCTGCGCGACGGTCTCACGCCCGGCCTGGCACTGGCTGCAGGAGGTACACGGGGCGGAGGCTGCTTGCTCAGTGTTTCACGGCAGTGCTGCCGGCCAAGGCTGGGTCTCCACAAGCCACCTTCAGTTTATACCAACTGAAGCAACCAAGAAATTCAAGATGTGACCACACAGTGCCCACCAGGGTTACACACTGGTTTCCTGTAGGTCACCTGGATGGGCAACCAGACACTGCCTTTAAGTGTGAGGCCgagccctgcctctccctctgggTCCCGCCAGGTCTGCTGCTGCTCTACCAGCTGGCAGACGCTGGCTGCAGAGTGGCATCCTCGAGGCTGGCGCCACGCACGGATGCTGCTCACGGCACACACCGACCTGCAGCCAGCCCACTGCGGTGGGCAGGACAGTGGGGCTGGGAGATTTTCACACCTGGCTAAACGAGCCCTTTGGCTTTTCAGAAAAGCCGGGCACCCTCTAGCCATGAGCCCCGGAGCAGTCTAGGACAGGTCTGGGCAGGAGACCCTCAGCAATCAGAGGACAATCTGATGCGCCCGAGTGAGGAGGGTCCCAGGCAGACACGTCCAGGGCTCCTGGGCAGTTACACTGGTCAACAGGCTTTTCCAGCTCCAATGGAATGTGGTGTTTGAGTCCCTAGGGTTTTTTATCTGGTCCTTCCTTGCTTTCAACTCTCTTGCTCAGCTGTTCCTGAATTAGCTGTGAGTCTATTCCTCCACTCCAGTCACTTCCAGAACTCAAAAGCAGCCTAGAGGTGATTACCAAAAAATAGGTAATCACCATAggtttgcctcagtttccccagaggAGCCTGTCTGGCTTGAGGCCATGCCAGGCTTGCCACGCTGAGCTCTCACGGCAGAGGAACGGCCTCTGAGCAAACCGCTTACATCCTCATTTTCTGGCACATTGACTCCTGGAATAAAAGAGCCATTTCAAAAAAtacctgttttgttttgcttttcgtGTGAGTGCTTGGTCACCCTGTACAGCGATTCCCTGGCGCACAGTGGGAGGGACAGTCAGCACCGCCGCCGCCTGTTTCTAGGGCtttcctgctctgcctccctgaAACCCGCATCTTAGTTGACTCCCTTATTTCTTACTCTCCCGTAGGCGTGAAGACTTCATCGTCCTATTACTAAAAGGCATGTAATGACTGAGCTGTCCCCTAATCTTAATCTAATCCTCCGAAATTTGTACCCTCTTGTTTTTAAGACCACAGATAGGGACTTCAGGCGACTGCTGAAACAGAACTAAAGCTAAAGttcaaatgacttcattttactcATATCTTGGGAAATTCTACTAATGGCACTTCCAGGGGGACAAAATGATCCTCAAATGACATCCAACCAGAGATCCCTGTGAAGAAAGTTTGGGGTCTGAGCCATTCCTAGTCTCAAATATGGAAATCTAAGGCAAAGCAAGGAGCACTTTGCTTTGCCTGAGATTTCCCAATGGACAGTATTTTGAAGAAAGTGCCAGTTCTCTCTGTCGGGGGAACAGCAACGCAGGACAGCCGGGGCGCTGCTGGTGACGGGGCCGGGGTCTGGGTGCCGGCTCACTTGCGAGGCTGCTGGATGTGCTGGGTCCTCGGGGAAGGATGCTTGTCCATGGAGGCGTGGGGCTTCTGGTGAGCCACCTGCGCGGCTGCTGGGGGGAAGTCTTTGTCACCCTGTCAGGAGACACAGAATGCAGGGGCTGATCAACAGTAAACACCCCGGTCAGTGTATAAAGagccccccacgccccccacgAGGCCCAGCGTGTCTGCCCAGCGTCCCTGCGGGGTGAGTAAAGGAATGGTGAACGTGTCAGCAGGTAGCAGCCTGTCTCCTGTGGCCGGCGGGGGTCCTGGGGCTCTCGGGGGGCCCAGGCCATCAGAACCAGGCAGTGCAGGTGGCACGGAGGCCACACACCATTAGGACGGTGACAACACTTGCTGGCTCTGCCCGTGCTGTGAGATATAGGAACACATAACTCACTTGGCCCTGAGGTGGGGGTTGGTGGCTTTCTTCTGTTAGATCTGTTTTTGTGATCATTTAAATTGGGGACAAGACAGGACCAACACAGAGTCCTAAATTCAAATTTGCTGCTACCCCTgtgagccaggcctgggccctggccGGGAAGGAGACACACAGGGCAACTGTGGGATAGAGCTAGATGCAACCTGCCCAGCCTGGGAGAAGGAGCCCACTGTTTTTCCAGAGAGGGGTCCAATGGCTTCTATTGCCAACAGTGGGTGTGTGACCAGGGCTGACGCCTGGCTCACCATGGGCAGGCTGGAGCCACGGCACGCTCTGGCTGGGCCAACTGGCTGAGGTGTTGGCATTTAATTTTCTCTCATGTGGTACACATGCCACCTATCTGTCCCCAGGTCTTTGGATGGCCATGGTCACAGCTCTGCCAACAGTGAGTAGTCCTCAACAATGGCATTTTCTCCCGGCATCTTACAAGGACTCGAATGTCCTGAGAGCAACAGAGCCCCAGATGGCATTGCTGTGGGAGCTGGTGGGACGTCAGCAGTTAAGACAGAATGTCGGGTCTCACCAGAGGGGGACTCCTGAAAGGTGAAGGGTGTGACCCAAACCACAAGTCTAGTCTGGGATCTGCAAACCGAAACAGCCACAGATCAGCCGTGGCCGTGTGCCACCAAAGCCTTGTCCACGGATGCTCCATTTGCATGTCACATAATTCTCACATGGTGCcacacataattattttgatcTTTTCAATCATCTAAGAATGTGAAGTCATTCTAAGCTCACAAACACCTGGCCTGGGGGCCGCAGTCTGCCGACCCCTGGCTCAGCCTAAGGGGGAAGCAGGTGGGTTGGCAGGAAGAGGAAGGCGGTTCTGTGGCACCGCAGATCCGCTCTGCTGTGTGCCGTGCTCCGGGTTCCCTCACATGTTCCTAACTACGAAGCCAAGCTCCGTGGAAGTGTGACAGAGGAGAGGGCCACTGGCCCCAGACTCGAGGACCAGTGTCATCTGGCTATTCCGGGCAGAGTCTAACAAGACCGGAGGAGCTGGGAGGTCACGTGCTGACACCCAAAGGCTTCGCACCCCCCGCAGGTGCCCCGGGACTTACCCGCGCGATGACCCCAGAGATGAACACGGTGGGTTTGGGTGGGCTGGAAAACAAGAAGGGAAACGGTGACTTAACAGAACGATTCCTAAGGGGGGCCCGACGGCGGGCCAGGTGGGCGTGGGAGAGGCTGTTCGAGGGAACGGAACAAATGAGGCCATCTCAGCAACTCGGAGGGGGGAGGACAGCATGGCAGGGCCCAGGCCCTCCTTTTCCTGAGCTTACTTCAGGCAAGGAGcgagagaggaaaaaagattaCAGAAACGAGCAGCCGAATTGCCTAAAGTACTTTGTTTTTGGCGTTGTCGGTTAGTCATCGAGTAACTGTGGGCAAGCCCGGCCGTTTGGGTCAGAGGAGACCACGGCGCGTCCCTGAAGCAGAGCAGCAGCCTCGCACGGATGAACCCAGAGACCTCCTGCCTCGGAAACCTCGGGCTTCCCTTCCAGAGCCTCACGGCGGGACCCCAGAGCTAACGCCAGCCTGCTGGCCCCGGGGAGCCCCAAGTATTGTAAGTGCAAGGTCCTCGGGAAGCTGTTGTCACTTCTTAGCATTTTAACTCAAATTGGCTCTGTGAAACTGCCGAGTGCTGAGGGCGGACGGCGGTACCAAAGCAATACACTTCCAGGGCTGAGGAGCAGACAGCCCCAAATGGGTTAAAACCGCCTGTGACTCTGCGCCTGGCGATAGGGACACGCAGGGTGTCCGCCCAGCCCTTCCACAAATAGATAGATGCACATGCTTGTTTTCTTATTCAGCTCTTTCTTACAAAAGTGGCCGTACTGTTTTGTCATCATCTGCTGTCTGAACAAGAGTACGTGAGCGTCCTTCCACGTTACTGTGCACTCTGTGCATTTATGTTGGACGGCTGCATGCACCGTAGTTTAAAAACATTAGGCCACAGTGAGGTAGTGCACAAGGTGTGTGCACCTCCGCCAAGAGGTAAGGAGACCCCAGAGCAGGAAGTGGATACAAGGACAGCCCAGGGGGGACGCGAAGGGGGTTGCTCCCCGAGGTGGGCGGAGAGGAGGGGCCTCACTCGTGGACTGGTTCTGCTTCAGGCCGGTCCTGCTGGGCAGAGGGGCCAGAATTCAAGCCCTGAGCTCCCGGCCTGCCTCTTCCCACTTCTGCCTCTCTGCTCTGCGGCTGCTGGTCCTTCTAAGCAATCTGCTTGTCTGAGCTGTGTTTTGCTGCAGGCAAAAGTCCCAGCATTCAGGAAGCTCACTGTTTACTTCCCCCAAACACCCCAAATTCCCCCAAGTAATTTCTGTGCTTCACGAGATGAAGAAACTTCAAGTTTTACTAAGCAGCATAGAAATGCCCATATATTACCTTGCTTTTATTTAGTGTTTGTTGTGTGGTTAACTGGGtcagattttttcccttttacatatataatttagcTATAGGATTAACAGCCAGCCAGAGATGGATAAGTTCACCTCAAGTTTAAGCCCCTGTTCAGCGTGTTTGAATTCGTTTGGATTCTTAAAGCACATCCTGCCCTGATGGCTTGATACCACCCACAGGCGAGGTCCACCACCTCCAGCGGGCTCCGGGCTCAGGGCTTTGCTTCCAAAGCTCAGGAACTGTGTCTGGATTCGAACATTTCATAAACACTTTGGAAAGGAATATGGAATTGGTAGCACACAGGtttcttaaaatcattttgaTTGTTCTTTTAAACATCTAGGAACAGCCTGAAGCAGGGATGGCCCTGCTCTGATAAAGAGTCACAGGGTGTCACCTTCCACAGCGCTCTCTCTGCACCAAGGGTGCACGATTGTTCTAGTCATCTCCACTTTTAATTCGTTTTTTAACCTATGTCAAAGCTCTGAAAGGCACAAATACAGGAGGCCCCCCCCATCTCAAGACCTTGGCAAGAATGTCATCCGCAGAGAGTAAATCTAGtaagaataaatacataatgaaGGGGATTAGCTGCCCCACACAAAGAGAGCCCTGAAAGGTGGCTGAGGCGGCTTGGGCAATTgcacatatatacaaacattccctctctgtacacacacacacacacacacacaccattgtATCTCCTTTCATTCAGCTTCACGTTGCTGCACTGCACAgacattgcattttttacaaattgaaggtttgtggcaactctgttGAGCAAGTCTAGGGGTGCCGTTTTTCCAACAGCACGGGCTCACTTCATGCCTGTGTCACATTTCAGTGATTCTCATGATGTTTCACACTTGTTCTTTATTATATCTgtcatggtgatctgtgatcagtga
This portion of the Eulemur rufifrons isolate Redbay chromosome 17, OSU_ERuf_1, whole genome shotgun sequence genome encodes:
- the DAP gene encoding death-associated protein 1; its protein translation is MSSPPKEKVETRAGHLPAVKAGGMRIVQKHPHTGDTKEEKDKDDQEWESPSPPKPTVFISGVIARGDKDFPPAAAQVAHQKPHASMDKHPSPRTQHIQQPRK